One window from the genome of Pyrobaculum ferrireducens encodes:
- a CDS encoding proteasome assembly chaperone family protein: MRLEVKISGLPRDKRNILVMACPEPSLAGVVAVEYLIDALKMEEIGAIRITEMPPVIAVVNGAAKLPHRIFYSREAGIVAIRQHVPIPPQIYAEFIHKVLDWAEENKVKLVVCLSSMPAAGERESDNVYFVTEEDLVEKFKQYGFEPIKEATVAGLEGAYLDAVLGRNIDGALLIAESRLLTAIKRLVDSGKISTHRDVMLILNDLVGRVGPDVGAALKLINAVAKLAEIQIDTAKLQEHASKYAFLIEKNLEALFKPVEAVATAQKREIPLVF; the protein is encoded by the coding sequence ATGCGTCTTGAAGTTAAGATAAGCGGGTTGCCTAGAGACAAGAGGAATATACTGGTCATGGCATGTCCCGAGCCCTCCCTGGCTGGCGTCGTGGCGGTTGAATACCTAATCGATGCGTTGAAGATGGAGGAGATAGGCGCGATTAGGATCACCGAGATGCCTCCGGTCATCGCGGTGGTCAACGGCGCCGCGAAGTTGCCGCACCGCATATTCTACTCACGTGAGGCTGGGATAGTGGCGATTAGACAACACGTGCCTATCCCTCCGCAGATATATGCAGAGTTTATACACAAGGTGCTCGACTGGGCTGAGGAGAACAAGGTGAAGCTAGTCGTCTGCCTCTCCTCCATGCCGGCCGCCGGCGAGAGGGAGAGCGACAACGTATACTTCGTAACTGAGGAGGATCTAGTGGAGAAGTTTAAGCAGTACGGGTTTGAGCCCATAAAAGAGGCCACCGTCGCGGGGCTTGAAGGTGCGTATCTCGACGCGGTGCTTGGGAGGAATATAGACGGCGCCCTCCTCATAGCTGAGTCTAGACTCCTCACGGCTATCAAGAGGCTGGTTGACAGCGGCAAGATCTCGACTCACCGCGACGTCATGCTTATACTAAACGACTTGGTGGGCCGCGTGGGGCCTGACGTCGGCGCCGCCCTGAAGCTGATAAACGCCGTGGCGAAGCTCGCCGAGATTCAGATAGACACCGCAAAGCTACAGGAACACGCCTCTAAATACGCCTTCCTCATCGAGAAGAACCTCGAGGCCCTCTTCAAGCCCGTGGAGGCCGTGGCCACCGCCCAGAAGAGAGAGATACCGCTGGTCTTCTAG
- a CDS encoding DUF2192 domain-containing protein — protein sequence MEAARQLHKDRIEAALVLLERVLNGLITSRSALVAELQEVYREKGVEPLRGLSKEGIYDKEIATVYLVGIYGAGVLAAGDYDDIFYIENRAVEAVEIIRNVGEVLPAELKEALARKTEEVKGKSAEDRVFRVLRLVFTGAVLGYYPEMLLTKALKIYETVYPQLSERLVNYAAFYSAYKIAEDIALGRIRSAENLKIMKYTYCLRMGFQKCKPSDRLIAEVALHIYKVDKSLLSKLFARGVLPKIG from the coding sequence ATGGAGGCGGCAAGGCAACTGCACAAAGATAGGATAGAGGCCGCCCTTGTACTACTAGAGCGCGTCCTCAACGGGCTTATCACCTCCCGCTCCGCGCTGGTCGCCGAGCTCCAGGAGGTGTACAGGGAGAAGGGGGTTGAGCCCCTCCGCGGCCTTTCGAAAGAGGGGATTTACGACAAGGAGATAGCCACGGTGTATCTAGTAGGGATCTACGGCGCAGGTGTCCTCGCCGCCGGGGATTACGACGACATTTTCTACATCGAGAACAGGGCTGTCGAGGCTGTGGAGATTATACGCAACGTCGGCGAGGTCCTGCCCGCCGAGCTTAAGGAGGCGCTGGCGAGGAAGACGGAGGAGGTGAAGGGGAAATCAGCCGAGGACAGAGTCTTTAGAGTCCTCAGGCTCGTGTTCACGGGGGCGGTTTTGGGCTACTACCCAGAGATGTTGCTAACCAAGGCTTTGAAGATCTACGAGACTGTGTACCCACAGCTGTCGGAGCGCTTGGTAAACTACGCCGCATTCTACAGCGCCTACAAAATAGCTGAGGACATCGCGCTGGGGAGGATAAGAAGCGCCGAAAACCTCAAAATTATGAAATACACATACTGCCTCAGGATGGGCTTCCAGAAATGTAAACCAAGCGACAGGCTGATTGCCGAGGTCGCCCTCCACATATACAAAGTGGATAAGTCCCTCTTATCGAAGCTCTTCGCCAGGGGGGTACTGCCTAAGATTGGGTAG
- a CDS encoding RsmB/NOP family class I SAM-dependent RNA methyltransferase, giving the protein MKWTPGELVAFTARVIYEVAERGLTLDYAFQKVKRGWRPLDSFKVFYDVSFDAVRHYFFLKFAASRLFGSSGAKAVAKAWFIYKADQMLYNRDMVSRFRKRLLKRALAAPGDVLREVESLRGDPARYLSIKYSYHPKIVATLLSHLPAEEVEKLLDAGNKTWIWLRINTLKADVDKALKILEAEAEVETHPRIPFAVLLKSSKRPVQYLEAVRRFVAIPQDLASVYAVLSLKPEPGDRIVDLAAAPGMKTSLVAQLAEGRAKIVAVDLSQKRVARMKQLLRRVGAGDAVEVVRSDSRKLKTRLFDKALLDAPCTSSGAFTKEPAVKIYPRLEDAPRYSRIQRELLKNALELAGEVVYAVCSILPEEGEEVVGSVEAAPEKPLEDLADPYGRGGVGGRTFPHIHRSEAFFISRLRALR; this is encoded by the coding sequence GTGAAGTGGACGCCCGGCGAGCTAGTCGCCTTCACGGCCCGGGTGATATACGAAGTGGCGGAGCGCGGCCTCACCCTGGACTACGCCTTTCAGAAGGTCAAGAGGGGGTGGAGGCCGCTGGACAGCTTCAAGGTGTTCTACGACGTCTCCTTCGACGCGGTTAGGCACTACTTCTTTCTGAAATTCGCCGCCTCCCGGCTATTCGGCTCCTCTGGGGCGAAGGCGGTGGCCAAGGCGTGGTTTATCTACAAGGCGGATCAGATGCTCTACAACAGAGATATGGTGAGCCGCTTTAGGAAGAGGTTGCTTAAGAGGGCCCTCGCCGCGCCCGGGGACGTGCTCCGGGAGGTGGAGAGCCTTAGGGGGGACCCGGCGCGGTACCTCTCCATAAAGTACAGCTACCACCCCAAGATAGTCGCCACGTTGCTCAGCCACCTGCCCGCGGAGGAGGTGGAGAAGCTTCTAGACGCGGGGAACAAGACCTGGATCTGGCTTAGGATAAACACCCTAAAGGCCGACGTGGACAAGGCCTTGAAGATTCTGGAGGCCGAGGCCGAGGTGGAGACGCACCCGAGAATACCATTCGCAGTGTTGCTTAAGAGCTCTAAAAGGCCGGTTCAGTACCTAGAGGCGGTGAGGCGCTTCGTGGCGATACCCCAAGACCTCGCCTCTGTGTACGCCGTCCTCTCCCTCAAGCCGGAGCCCGGAGACAGGATTGTGGACCTCGCCGCCGCCCCGGGCATGAAGACAAGCCTAGTAGCACAGCTGGCTGAGGGCAGGGCCAAGATCGTGGCGGTTGACCTCTCGCAGAAACGGGTGGCTAGGATGAAGCAACTGTTGAGACGCGTCGGCGCCGGAGACGCGGTGGAGGTGGTGAGGTCCGACTCCAGAAAGCTAAAGACGCGGCTCTTCGACAAGGCCCTCCTAGACGCGCCCTGCACCTCCAGCGGCGCCTTCACCAAGGAACCCGCCGTTAAGATCTACCCCAGGCTGGAGGACGCGCCGAGGTACAGCAGAATTCAGCGAGAGCTGTTGAAAAACGCCTTGGAGCTGGCGGGGGAGGTGGTGTACGCGGTGTGTAGCATCCTGCCCGAGGAAGGCGAGGAGGTGGTGGGGAGCGTCGAGGCGGCCCCCGAGAAACCTCTCGAGGACCTCGCAGATCCCTACGGTAGGGGGGGGGTAGGGGGGAGGACCTTCCCCCACATCCACAGAAGCGAGGCGTTTTTCATCTCTAGACTCAGGGCACTACGGTAG
- a CDS encoding 50S ribosomal protein L5 — translation MPSWRELVLVKDHPMQRIFIEKVVVNIGVGTGGEKLEKAADLLKDLTGAEPSKRRAKRSIKDFGIRKGEPIGVAVTLRRDQAVDFLMRALQAVNNRVKKTSFDDRGNVCFGIKEHILLPGVKYDPAVGIWGMDVCVKLAKPGLRVQLRRRRRGKVGKRQLVTREEAIEFFQKVLGVQVD, via the coding sequence ATGCCCAGCTGGAGGGAGCTTGTGCTCGTCAAGGACCACCCTATGCAGCGAATATTTATTGAAAAGGTGGTGGTCAACATCGGCGTGGGGACAGGCGGGGAGAAGCTTGAAAAAGCCGCGGATTTGTTGAAAGACTTGACAGGAGCAGAGCCTTCTAAGAGGAGGGCGAAGCGCTCAATTAAGGACTTCGGGATTAGGAAGGGGGAGCCGATAGGCGTCGCCGTGACCCTGCGGCGTGACCAAGCCGTGGATTTCCTAATGCGCGCGCTACAGGCGGTTAACAACAGAGTCAAGAAGACAAGCTTCGACGACAGAGGCAACGTGTGCTTCGGCATAAAGGAACACATCCTGTTGCCCGGCGTCAAGTACGACCCAGCAGTGGGCATCTGGGGAATGGACGTATGTGTAAAGCTGGCTAAGCCGGGGCTGAGGGTCCAGCTCAGGAGGCGTAGGAGGGGTAAGGTGGGGAAGAGGCAACTCGTGACTAGGGAGGAGGCTATCGAATTTTTCCAAAAGGTGCTGGGGGTCCAGGTTGATTAA
- a CDS encoding alpha/beta hydrolase family protein has protein sequence MPKAVAFHGYRSSPSNINWLTRPLAESGFEVVAPSIRDVEDGYEAGVRELPVAVAAGHSMGGTVALLLAARNPGSVNCVVAVAAPVDRRLQLQYLLQSDDPYMKKLANHLASLGGKLEQTSPSRYIGNGMPPVLYIRGSADNVVPRIHVDILAGLSDKLNFPLEVVEIEGMGHSPQREEHVDRIADAVKKFVSRCGSTQS, from the coding sequence ATGCCTAAGGCGGTGGCGTTTCACGGCTACAGAAGCTCGCCTTCAAACATCAACTGGCTGACAAGGCCGCTCGCCGAGAGCGGCTTCGAGGTTGTGGCGCCCTCTATAAGAGATGTGGAGGACGGCTACGAGGCCGGTGTGAGGGAATTGCCGGTGGCGGTCGCCGCCGGGCACAGCATGGGGGGCACCGTTGCCCTCCTCCTCGCGGCGAGGAATCCAGGCTCTGTCAACTGCGTAGTCGCCGTGGCGGCGCCGGTGGACAGGAGGCTTCAGCTCCAGTACCTACTCCAGTCAGACGACCCCTACATGAAGAAGCTGGCTAACCACCTGGCTTCTCTTGGCGGCAAATTGGAGCAGACCTCGCCGTCCCGCTATATAGGCAACGGGATGCCCCCGGTTCTCTACATCAGAGGCTCCGCGGACAACGTAGTGCCGAGGATACACGTCGACATCCTCGCCGGCTTGTCAGACAAGTTAAACTTCCCACTGGAGGTTGTGGAGATCGAGGGGATGGGCCACTCCCCCCAGAGGGAGGAGCACGTCGACAGAATTGCAGACGCCGTGAAAAAATTCGTGAGTAGGTGCGGCTCTACCCAATCTTAG
- a CDS encoding fucose isomerase has protein sequence MALHVAAAPNVDAETREEYRRMYEEALGKYLGGANFILVLTGGSEPEILSAAGDYNILLAWPHYNALPAALEAASALRAMGRFVEVVQLEGPGAPPPLAKVERLVRLVDLLRRPPRLALVGAPNKWLVSSDLSGGPSLFIDEEGVYRRSLEVRAGSEAEALVAGAVESGFGTGELERPLAYAKAIREAAGDVDGLTLGCWCFDFGKVRERGWTPCISLAVLNDWGVTATCEGDLRALYSAVVLRRLSGKPAWISNVNMVTDSGLLLTHDGAPPSFGKYSIVPRMATKAVAALRVEVPPGMPITLLRVSGDLKRAVLLRGLTDVAQRVEACNTQVAVKLPDGAGRAVLKAGLGNHLAYVLDDVYEEARAYLEYLGATVVP, from the coding sequence GTGGCCCTGCACGTAGCCGCCGCGCCTAACGTCGACGCGGAGACCCGGGAGGAGTACAGGAGGATGTATGAGGAGGCCCTGGGCAAGTACTTGGGTGGTGCCAACTTTATCCTCGTCTTGACTGGGGGGTCCGAGCCTGAGATTTTGTCGGCGGCTGGGGATTACAATATTCTGCTGGCGTGGCCTCACTACAACGCCTTGCCCGCCGCCTTGGAGGCCGCCTCGGCGCTGAGGGCGATGGGGAGGTTTGTGGAGGTTGTCCAGCTGGAGGGCCCCGGGGCGCCTCCGCCTCTGGCCAAGGTGGAGAGGCTGGTGAGGCTTGTGGATCTGCTCAGGCGGCCGCCTAGACTTGCGCTGGTAGGCGCCCCCAACAAGTGGCTGGTGTCCTCCGACCTGTCAGGAGGCCCCAGCCTGTTTATTGACGAGGAGGGGGTGTATAGGCGGAGTCTGGAGGTGAGGGCGGGGAGCGAGGCCGAGGCGCTGGTGGCCGGGGCTGTGGAGAGCGGCTTCGGCACCGGGGAGCTTGAGCGCCCGCTCGCCTATGCTAAGGCTATACGGGAGGCGGCTGGCGATGTGGACGGCTTGACTCTGGGCTGTTGGTGTTTTGACTTCGGCAAGGTGAGGGAGCGCGGCTGGACGCCCTGCATATCTCTGGCTGTACTCAACGACTGGGGGGTGACGGCGACGTGCGAGGGTGATCTCAGGGCGCTCTACTCGGCTGTGGTTTTGAGGCGGCTCTCGGGGAAGCCGGCGTGGATTAGCAACGTCAACATGGTCACCGATAGCGGCCTCTTGCTGACGCACGACGGGGCGCCCCCCTCCTTTGGGAAGTATTCCATAGTACCTAGGATGGCAACGAAGGCCGTGGCGGCTCTGAGGGTGGAGGTGCCGCCAGGCATGCCCATTACGCTTCTCAGAGTATCCGGGGACTTGAAGAGGGCAGTCCTCTTGAGGGGACTCACCGACGTGGCCCAGAGGGTAGAGGCTTGCAATACTCAGGTGGCTGTGAAGTTGCCAGATGGCGCGGGCCGCGCCGTGTTGAAAGCCGGGCTTGGCAACCACCTCGCATATGTGCTAGACGACGTGTATGAGGAGGCCAGGGCCTACCTGGAGTACCTAGGCGCTACCGTAGTGCCCTGA
- a CDS encoding nascent polypeptide-associated complex protein produces MIPSNPRDLERLLKRMGIKVEEVDAAYVEIRLKSGEVLRINNPTVALMKMPNKMLVYQIQTAEGSVQRVAQQQQQPQPQASEYVPSEEDIALVAEQTGAPREEVVKALIEAKGDLVQAAMKLISRRQG; encoded by the coding sequence ATGATCCCCTCCAACCCCCGCGATTTGGAGCGGCTTCTCAAGAGGATGGGTATCAAGGTGGAGGAGGTGGACGCGGCTTATGTAGAGATTAGGCTCAAGTCGGGGGAGGTCCTCCGCATCAACAACCCCACCGTGGCTCTGATGAAAATGCCTAACAAGATGCTGGTCTACCAGATACAGACGGCAGAGGGCTCAGTCCAGAGGGTAGCCCAGCAGCAACAACAGCCCCAGCCCCAGGCCTCTGAGTACGTGCCCAGTGAGGAGGACATCGCGCTCGTGGCGGAGCAGACGGGGGCCCCGAGGGAGGAGGTGGTGAAGGCCCTCATAGAGGCGAAGGGAGATTTGGTGCAAGCGGCTATGAAGTTGATATCGAGGAGGCAGGGGTAG
- a CDS encoding PFL family protein gives MRFDPREIGEVLEMLLFRELDIRAVTLSVNTLPAMRPTAAETVEALGELLEPYLRRLRPAVEKVASRLGVKIVTVRLAVSPVSILLEPLGDAASAVEIAVFLDKLAEKYGVDFVGGFSAFVHAGVSQGDRALIEGLVDGLNKTERVAGFLNVASTTTGINLEAVRRAAELVLGLKPHAAARFAVTANLPEDVPFMPGAYHGLGLPDALINVAVSGPGVIEAVVRSLQDADVRTLHDAMKRAAFKITRLGELVGREVARELGVPFGAVDLSVAPSPKVGDSVAAVLEAMGLPRVGAPGSVFALALFTDAVKKGGAMASSTIGGLSGAFIPVSEDAVMASAAAEGAVTLDTLKAMAAVCNTGIDMVGIPAEAGPDVVAAVIADVMALAVHLDKPLGVRLVPIPGGRPGEFYDLGGLYGKVAVVDVSRYGKIPLMSRGGTAPPGVERLKKG, from the coding sequence ATGAGGTTTGACCCCAGGGAAATCGGCGAGGTACTCGAAATGTTGCTGTTTAGGGAGCTCGACATCCGTGCGGTGACGCTCAGCGTAAATACCCTCCCAGCGATGAGGCCGACCGCCGCGGAGACCGTCGAGGCGCTTGGGGAGCTCCTAGAGCCCTACCTCAGGAGACTTAGGCCTGCGGTGGAGAAGGTGGCGTCGCGCCTGGGGGTGAAGATCGTCACGGTTAGGCTGGCGGTATCCCCCGTCTCTATACTGCTGGAGCCTCTGGGGGACGCGGCGTCCGCCGTTGAGATAGCCGTTTTTCTAGACAAACTCGCCGAGAAATACGGCGTCGACTTCGTCGGCGGCTTCTCGGCGTTTGTCCACGCAGGCGTCTCCCAGGGGGATAGGGCCCTGATAGAGGGCCTAGTTGACGGGCTGAACAAAACGGAGCGCGTCGCCGGCTTTCTCAACGTCGCCTCGACGACGACAGGTATAAATCTAGAGGCGGTGAGGAGAGCCGCCGAGCTGGTGCTGGGTCTGAAGCCCCACGCCGCGGCCCGCTTCGCCGTTACCGCCAACCTCCCCGAGGACGTGCCCTTCATGCCGGGGGCCTACCACGGCCTCGGTCTGCCGGACGCGTTGATTAACGTAGCCGTCAGCGGGCCGGGGGTTATAGAGGCTGTGGTGAGGAGTCTGCAAGACGCCGACGTGAGGACGCTCCACGACGCCATGAAGAGAGCCGCGTTTAAAATAACCAGGCTGGGAGAGCTGGTTGGGAGGGAGGTGGCGAGGGAGCTGGGGGTGCCATTTGGGGCTGTGGATCTCAGCGTGGCGCCCTCGCCCAAGGTGGGGGACTCGGTGGCGGCTGTGCTGGAGGCCATGGGTCTGCCGAGGGTGGGGGCCCCTGGCTCGGTGTTCGCCTTGGCGTTGTTTACAGATGCGGTGAAGAAGGGGGGCGCCATGGCTTCCTCCACCATCGGCGGCCTGAGCGGGGCTTTTATACCTGTGAGCGAAGACGCCGTGATGGCCAGCGCTGCGGCGGAGGGCGCGGTGACGTTGGACACTCTCAAGGCCATGGCGGCTGTCTGTAACACGGGGATTGACATGGTTGGGATACCGGCGGAGGCCGGCCCAGACGTGGTAGCGGCTGTGATAGCAGACGTCATGGCGCTTGCTGTACATCTCGACAAGCCGCTGGGGGTGAGGCTGGTGCCGATCCCCGGCGGGAGGCCAGGGGAGTTCTACGACCTCGGCGGCCTCTATGGGAAGGTGGCTGTGGTGGATGTGTCGCGCTACGGGAAAATTCCGCTGATGTCTAGAGGCGGCACGGCTCCCCCCGGCGTGGAGAGGTTGAAGAAAGGTTAA
- a CDS encoding 50S ribosomal protein L16, whose translation MPVRPARCYRRIKGPPYTREDYIHGAPMIQIPKFDMGTTSAAARAAFTMVAKLVVEERGQIRMQALEAARQMASKYLTKYVGDANYYLRLNVIPHHVLRENRMLAMAGADRLQEGMRLAFGSPAGRAARVEPGEVIFYAEFKPEHMAHIKEALRRASSKLPLPTRIVIEAKDGGGKATAQR comes from the coding sequence ATGCCAGTTAGGCCGGCGCGGTGTTACCGGCGGATTAAGGGACCGCCTTACACGAGGGAAGACTACATCCACGGCGCCCCGATGATCCAGATCCCCAAGTTTGACATGGGCACCACAAGCGCGGCGGCCCGGGCGGCCTTCACCATGGTGGCTAAGCTCGTGGTGGAGGAGCGGGGCCAGATCAGGATGCAGGCGCTGGAGGCGGCGAGGCAGATGGCCTCGAAGTACTTGACCAAGTATGTGGGGGACGCCAACTACTACCTCAGGCTTAATGTGATTCCCCACCACGTCCTCAGGGAGAATAGAATGCTGGCAATGGCGGGCGCAGACCGTCTACAAGAGGGTATGAGGCTGGCCTTCGGATCGCCGGCGGGGAGGGCGGCGAGGGTCGAGCCGGGGGAGGTCATATTCTACGCCGAGTTTAAGCCGGAGCACATGGCCCACATCAAGGAGGCGCTGAGACGCGCCTCGTCAAAGTTGCCCCTGCCCACACGGATAGTTATAGAGGCGAAGGATGGAGGCGGCAAGGCAACTGCACAAAGATAG
- a CDS encoding metallophosphoesterase has translation MLVVALSDSHDNITAVKKAGEEARRRGASLVLHAGDWVSPFTAKFLREAVGEGVRIVGVWGNNEGEKPYFLETARRYGVEIAGDAAELEAGGRRIAVYHGTSLVLLKALVESGIYDVVIYGHTHQAAVERRGKTLVVNPGELCGCLTGRSTYAVIDLERLEVELAFL, from the coding sequence ATGCTCGTAGTCGCGCTGTCGGACAGCCACGACAACATAACCGCGGTCAAGAAGGCCGGTGAGGAGGCGAGGAGGAGGGGGGCGTCGCTTGTCCTACACGCCGGGGACTGGGTCTCCCCCTTCACGGCGAAGTTTCTAAGAGAGGCTGTCGGCGAGGGGGTGAGGATAGTAGGCGTCTGGGGGAACAACGAAGGGGAGAAGCCCTACTTCTTAGAAACTGCGAGGAGGTACGGGGTCGAGATAGCGGGGGATGCCGCCGAGCTGGAGGCCGGGGGTAGGAGGATAGCAGTGTACCACGGCACGTCGCTTGTGTTGCTGAAGGCCCTCGTGGAGTCCGGCATATACGACGTGGTGATATACGGCCACACCCACCAGGCCGCTGTGGAGCGTAGAGGGAAGACGCTCGTGGTAAACCCCGGCGAGCTGTGCGGATGCCTCACGGGAAGGTCAACCTACGCAGTGATTGACCTAGAGAGGCTGGAGGTGGAGCTGGCTTTCTTGTGA
- the alaS gene encoding alanine--tRNA ligase, with translation MLSAKILERSGFLRKQCPLCRSYFWTKRVDQVYCGDQPCVPYGFIGNPPAKVSVESLGELRERFLRFFERHGHVRIRRYPVVARWRDDVYLVGASIYDFQPWVTSGAVPPPANPLAISQPSIRLTDVDKVGRSGRHLTGFEMMAHHAFNYPDRYVYWIDETTEYAYRFFTEELGIAPEEITFKESVWEGGGNAGECFEVLIRGLEVATLVFMHYEVKEGRYVELPLKIVDTGYGLERIYWLLKGTPTIYDAVFGPFLDRARRRLGVPEPPVDVMGRASIYFGQMDPEVIGLEKAYDVIAEKIGVDPKWLREVFRPQEALYVLADHSRTVSWMIADGVIPSNSGAGYLARLLIRRTLRSLRLAGVEAPLVELFDMHLKELRGDYPEVWEARGLILELVDIEERKYREVLKSAPGVVKKALDEARRRGRSGFDADDLVSLYDSYGLPPEVVAEAAKSLGVEVRIPDDFYSRLAARHARRERHEEKTLVEMAKVVDLPRTRELFYEDPYMKNFKARVLRVIDGRYVILDQTAFYAEGGGQPADVGVLKFDGGEAKVVDVQRVGHVIVHVVEGRAPPEGGEVVGEIDWERRYALMKMHTGTHVLIQSIRRVLGPHIWQAGAQKDIPSSRLDVTHFKLPTPEEVAAIERLANSVVQANLPVYARVVPRNVAEAKYGFVLYQGGVVPAREIRVLQIGPDEAPFDVQACGGTHLKSTGEVGLIKIQKVERIADGVVRFIFTTGLHALAYVQELERQVAEAASLAGGRRDDVVDSVRRLLQRAEEAERRASRYAELYAAGLAQSLRTESAGRYKLAVLELDDEELAKRVAQIATGRDKDLVLLVVGGGRATVFTGGVDVAPIVKAMREVGFRGGGSKTFAQGVYTGDVKTLIEAVKRALA, from the coding sequence GAAGGTGTCGGTGGAGTCGCTTGGGGAGCTTAGGGAGAGGTTTCTGCGGTTCTTCGAGCGGCACGGCCACGTCAGGATTAGGAGGTATCCGGTTGTGGCTAGGTGGAGGGACGACGTCTATCTCGTCGGGGCGTCGATTTACGACTTCCAGCCGTGGGTGACGAGCGGGGCGGTGCCGCCGCCGGCGAACCCCCTGGCGATTTCCCAGCCCTCCATCCGGCTGACCGACGTGGACAAGGTTGGGAGGAGCGGCCGCCACCTCACCGGCTTCGAGATGATGGCTCACCACGCCTTTAACTACCCCGATCGGTATGTCTACTGGATAGACGAGACGACTGAGTACGCGTACCGGTTCTTCACAGAGGAGCTGGGCATTGCGCCGGAGGAGATTACGTTTAAGGAGTCTGTGTGGGAGGGCGGGGGGAACGCCGGGGAGTGTTTCGAGGTTTTGATAAGGGGTCTGGAGGTGGCGACTCTCGTCTTTATGCACTACGAGGTTAAGGAGGGGAGGTACGTGGAGCTCCCCCTGAAGATCGTGGACACCGGCTACGGGCTTGAGAGGATTTACTGGCTTCTGAAGGGGACGCCGACGATATACGACGCTGTGTTCGGGCCGTTTCTGGATAGGGCCAGGAGGCGGCTGGGGGTGCCGGAGCCTCCCGTGGACGTCATGGGGAGGGCCTCCATCTACTTCGGACAGATGGACCCCGAGGTTATCGGGCTTGAGAAGGCCTACGACGTAATTGCGGAGAAGATCGGCGTCGACCCCAAGTGGCTGAGGGAGGTGTTTAGGCCGCAGGAGGCGCTGTACGTGCTGGCCGACCACAGCAGGACCGTTTCGTGGATGATCGCAGACGGCGTCATCCCCTCGAACAGCGGGGCGGGGTACCTCGCCCGCCTCCTCATCAGAAGGACGCTGAGGAGTTTGAGGCTGGCTGGGGTGGAGGCGCCTCTGGTGGAGCTCTTCGATATGCACCTCAAGGAGCTGAGGGGCGACTACCCGGAGGTGTGGGAGGCGAGGGGGCTCATCCTCGAGCTGGTGGATATCGAGGAGAGGAAGTACAGAGAGGTATTGAAGTCGGCCCCGGGGGTGGTGAAGAAGGCGCTTGACGAGGCGAGGAGGCGGGGGAGGTCTGGCTTCGACGCCGACGACCTAGTCTCGCTGTACGACAGCTACGGCCTCCCGCCCGAAGTGGTGGCGGAGGCGGCGAAATCGCTCGGGGTTGAGGTTAGGATACCCGACGACTTCTACTCCAGGCTGGCGGCGCGGCACGCCAGAAGGGAGAGGCATGAGGAGAAGACGCTGGTGGAGATGGCTAAGGTTGTCGACCTGCCGAGGACTAGGGAGCTCTTCTACGAGGATCCCTACATGAAGAACTTCAAGGCGAGGGTTCTGAGGGTGATAGACGGGAGGTACGTTATCCTTGACCAGACGGCGTTTTACGCAGAGGGCGGCGGCCAGCCGGCGGACGTCGGCGTGCTCAAGTTCGACGGCGGGGAGGCGAAGGTCGTCGACGTCCAGAGGGTGGGGCACGTAATTGTGCACGTCGTCGAGGGGAGGGCCCCGCCGGAGGGGGGCGAGGTGGTTGGGGAGATCGACTGGGAGAGGCGGTACGCCCTCATGAAGATGCACACAGGCACGCACGTCCTTATCCAGAGCATTAGGAGGGTGCTGGGGCCCCACATATGGCAGGCGGGGGCGCAGAAGGACATCCCCTCCAGCCGCCTCGACGTGACCCACTTCAAGCTCCCCACGCCGGAGGAGGTGGCGGCTATTGAGAGGCTCGCTAACTCTGTGGTGCAGGCGAACCTCCCGGTGTATGCCAGGGTTGTCCCCCGCAACGTGGCGGAGGCGAAGTACGGCTTTGTCTTGTACCAAGGCGGGGTGGTGCCGGCGAGGGAGATCAGGGTGTTGCAGATAGGCCCCGACGAGGCTCCATTCGACGTCCAGGCGTGCGGAGGCACCCACCTCAAATCCACGGGTGAGGTCGGCCTCATCAAGATTCAGAAGGTGGAGCGCATCGCCGACGGCGTGGTGCGCTTCATATTCACCACGGGGCTCCACGCCCTTGCCTACGTCCAGGAGCTGGAGCGGCAGGTGGCCGAGGCGGCTTCTCTGGCCGGGGGGAGGAGGGACGACGTGGTGGACTCGGTGAGGAGGCTGTTGCAGAGGGCGGAGGAGGCTGAGAGGAGGGCGAGCCGCTACGCGGAGCTCTACGCCGCCGGGCTTGCGCAGAGCCTGAGGACTGAATCCGCCGGCCGCTACAAGCTAGCCGTCTTGGAGCTAGACGACGAGGAGCTGGCCAAGAGGGTGGCGCAGATAGCCACGGGCCGCGACAAGGATCTGGTTCTGCTTGTGGTGGGCGGGGGGAGGGCCACGGTGTTTACGGGAGGCGTCGACGTGGCGCCGATTGTCAAGGCGATGCGGGAGGTGGGGTTCAGAGGAGGCGGCTCTAAGACCTTCGCCCAGGGGGTGTACACAGGCGACGTCAAGACTTTAATAGAGGCTGTGAAGAGGGCGCTGGCATGA